One Nocardia sp. BMG111209 DNA segment encodes these proteins:
- a CDS encoding amidase family protein, producing the protein MSSPPVIPVDDFPTDTSMWRVLPPDGPLVPGDYGPLNHARVAVKDLFAIAGQQIGAGNPTWLAEAPIESAHADAVAALLNAGADITGTALTDELAFSLEGANIHYGSIPNPIAPQYLCGGSSSGPAAAVAAGVADIGLGTDTAGSIRVPASYCGLYGLRTTHDAVSRTGLLGLAPSFDTVGLLTRDLDLLTRAADALLPPQSQHPITTILVDPTLIDLLPPAARAPFMDAVHALGAEVRSVSFPLPEYLGAAGPEGVPPSPAASLPDLSADAVASSSGLPVDPVSATSGRPAGPVRSQPGFPVSPVPSPSGLSANPVPSAAASTPLHSGVGFPPPSSADPAHRPAAADALSVVLAAFRAVQAAEAWRLHGDFVTNHPGALAPEIAARFEFGRSVTPEAEASARKVLDHTRKAWHAALPPGTAFALPAAASPAPHRNADSAAVEATRQATLRLTCHASLAGLPALTLPALQLDGLPLGLCLLAGPGQDRSLLTFAARS; encoded by the coding sequence GTGAGCAGCCCTCCCGTCATCCCGGTCGACGATTTTCCCACCGACACCTCGATGTGGCGAGTGCTGCCGCCGGACGGCCCGCTGGTACCCGGCGATTACGGCCCCCTGAATCATGCCCGGGTGGCGGTGAAGGACCTCTTCGCGATCGCCGGCCAGCAGATCGGCGCGGGCAACCCGACCTGGCTGGCCGAAGCCCCCATCGAATCGGCCCATGCCGACGCGGTCGCCGCACTGCTGAACGCCGGCGCCGACATCACCGGCACCGCCCTCACCGACGAGCTCGCCTTCTCCCTGGAAGGCGCCAACATCCACTACGGGTCTATCCCCAATCCTATTGCCCCACAATACCTCTGCGGCGGCTCCAGCAGCGGCCCCGCCGCCGCGGTGGCCGCAGGCGTCGCCGACATCGGCCTGGGCACCGACACCGCCGGCTCGATCCGGGTCCCCGCCTCCTACTGCGGACTGTACGGCCTGCGTACCACCCACGATGCCGTCTCCCGCACCGGATTACTGGGCCTGGCACCGAGTTTCGACACCGTCGGCCTCCTGACGCGCGACCTGGACCTACTCACCCGAGCCGCCGACGCCCTGCTCCCGCCGCAGTCGCAGCACCCGATCACCACGATCCTGGTCGACCCCACCTTGATCGACTTGCTACCCCCGGCGGCGCGCGCCCCCTTCATGGATGCGGTGCATGCGCTCGGAGCGGAGGTGCGCTCGGTCAGTTTTCCGCTGCCCGAATATCTCGGCGCCGCCGGTCCGGAGGGTGTTCCGCCGAGTCCTGCGGCTTCTCTACCGGATCTCTCGGCCGATGCTGTGGCGTCCTCGTCGGGTCTTCCGGTGGATCCTGTGTCGGCCACGTCGGGTCGTCCGGCGGGTCCTGTGCGGTCCCAGCCGGGTTTTCCGGTGAGTCCTGTGCCGTCCCCATCGGGCCTTTCGGCGAATCCTGTGCCGTCCGCCGCGGCGAGTACGCCGCTGCACTCCGGGGTGGGCTTTCCTCCGCCCTCGTCGGCGGATCCGGCGCACCGACCTGCGGCGGCCGACGCCCTGAGCGTAGTTCTCGCTGCCTTCCGAGCTGTACAGGCGGCGGAAGCGTGGCGGCTGCACGGTGATTTCGTCACGAACCACCCCGGCGCCCTAGCCCCGGAGATCGCCGCCCGATTCGAATTCGGCCGCTCCGTGACCCCCGAAGCCGAAGCGAGCGCCCGAAAAGTATTGGACCACACCAGAAAAGCGTGGCATGCCGCGCTGCCTCCCGGCACCGCCTTCGCCCTCCCCGCCGCGGCCTCCCCGGCGCCGCACCGCAACGCCGATTCTGCCGCTGTTGAGGCGACCCGCCAGGCAACCCTCCGCCTGACGTGCCATGCCTCCCTGGCCGGCCTGCCCGCCCTGACCCTGCCCGCGCTCCAACTCGACGGCCTACCGCTGGGCCTGTGCCTGCTCGCCGGTCCAGGCCAGGATCGCAGCCTGCTGACCTTCGCCGCCCGATCATGA
- a CDS encoding cupin domain-containing protein, whose translation MTGAPPVVRRLGDLHASLISPADTVRLCTLAGPEHGSAASVFLEIWEPGGAQPVNSHPDSAEIFLVLSGTALAHSDEHVAELTAGDILVLQPGSAHRIVNTSATERLYTVTIMADDGGFAALVDAGTRVPLYAGDIRVVAGDAAVLDADSERDTA comes from the coding sequence ATGACCGGCGCTCCGCCCGTCGTCCGTCGCCTCGGCGATCTGCACGCCTCCCTCATCTCCCCGGCCGACACGGTCCGGCTGTGTACCCTGGCCGGTCCCGAACACGGTTCCGCCGCAAGTGTTTTCCTGGAGATCTGGGAGCCCGGCGGTGCGCAGCCGGTGAATTCGCATCCGGATTCGGCGGAGATCTTCCTGGTGCTGTCCGGGACGGCCCTCGCCCACAGCGACGAGCATGTCGCCGAGTTGACCGCGGGCGACATTTTGGTGCTGCAACCGGGTTCCGCGCATCGGATCGTCAATACCTCGGCGACCGAGCGGCTCTACACGGTCACGATCATGGCCGACGACGGCGGGTTCGCCGCGCTGGTCGACGCGGGTACCCGGGTTCCGTTGTATGCCGGTGATATTCGGGTCGTGGCCGGGGATGCGGCGGTACTCGATGCGGATTCGGAGCGCGACACGGCATAA
- a CDS encoding amidohydrolase family protein has product MEQPLPHRISRLCGAMLPDGSVVDVEVRDPGIVSAVEPHRPERVVDTAAGEVDLRGYVLLTAPAEPHAHLDKALSWDTLVPPLGDLGAAITSWRAGCAVFTEQSFRERALAAALALLRNGTTAVRTHVDLLDGPDPLRGLRAVVAVRERLRELMDVQIVALTPNTAPAELVDAALDAGADLVGGAPHVAPDPLAETDRLLDIAMRRGVGVDLHVDEFLDGDHFMLGHFADRVADWPAERIRTAGHCCRLSTLAPEELEPLLKTVAHSGIGVVSLPVTNLYLQGRDHRVSTPRGLTALAALLEAGIPLAAGADNVRDPFNPIGRSDALETAALLIAAGHLDPATAAHLVTDGARTVLGLPDAGPRPGAAAELLAVRGTGLLGVIADAPADRVVVHRGAIVSISETIYRTAELAATEVSVP; this is encoded by the coding sequence ATGGAACAGCCACTGCCACATCGTATTTCACGATTGTGTGGTGCGATGCTGCCCGACGGCTCGGTGGTCGACGTCGAGGTGCGCGACCCGGGCATCGTGTCGGCGGTCGAACCGCATCGCCCGGAGCGGGTCGTCGACACCGCCGCGGGCGAGGTGGACCTGCGGGGGTATGTGCTGCTGACCGCTCCCGCCGAGCCGCACGCTCATCTGGACAAGGCGCTGTCCTGGGACACGCTGGTGCCGCCGCTGGGCGATCTGGGCGCGGCGATCACCAGCTGGCGGGCCGGGTGCGCGGTGTTCACCGAGCAGTCCTTCCGGGAACGCGCGCTCGCGGCGGCGCTGGCGCTGCTGCGCAACGGCACCACCGCGGTGCGCACCCACGTCGATCTGCTCGACGGCCCCGATCCGTTGCGCGGGCTGCGTGCGGTGGTGGCGGTCCGGGAGCGGCTGCGCGAACTGATGGACGTGCAGATCGTGGCGCTCACCCCGAACACCGCCCCTGCGGAACTGGTGGACGCGGCACTGGATGCCGGCGCCGATCTGGTCGGTGGCGCGCCGCATGTCGCGCCTGATCCGCTCGCCGAGACCGATCGGCTGCTCGATATCGCGATGCGGCGCGGGGTCGGGGTGGATCTGCACGTCGACGAATTCCTCGACGGCGACCACTTCATGCTCGGCCACTTCGCCGACCGGGTCGCCGACTGGCCGGCCGAGCGGATCCGCACCGCCGGGCACTGCTGCCGGCTGTCCACCCTCGCCCCCGAGGAACTCGAACCGCTGCTGAAGACGGTGGCGCACAGCGGAATCGGCGTCGTCAGCCTTCCGGTGACCAATCTGTACCTGCAGGGCCGCGACCACCGGGTGAGCACGCCGCGCGGGCTCACCGCCCTCGCCGCCCTGCTCGAGGCGGGTATCCCGCTGGCCGCCGGCGCGGACAACGTGCGTGATCCGTTCAACCCGATCGGCCGCAGCGATGCGCTCGAGACCGCCGCGCTGCTGATCGCCGCGGGGCATCTGGACCCGGCGACGGCCGCGCATCTGGTCACCGACGGCGCCCGCACGGTGCTGGGCCTGCCCGATGCCGGTCCGCGGCCGGGCGCGGCCGCGGAACTGCTGGCCGTGCGCGGCACCGGCCTGCTCGGCGTGATCGCCGACGCGCCCGCCGATCGGGTGGTCGTGCATCGCGGCGCGATCGTCTCGATCAGCGAAACCATTTATCGCACAGCAGAACTCGCGGCAACGGAGGTATCAGTTCCATGA
- a CDS encoding cysteine hydrolase family protein, translating into MSSTVHHRNRWTLTPDRADLRREPRPPRSIELPALPQDLLLDLERTALLIVDLQNDFCHPDGWLASIGVDISGTRAAVETVATALPVLRAAKVPVVWVNWGNRPDRANLPPNVLHVYDPAGKGNGIGSPASPSSTAVLEAGSWGAAVVDDLEIVPEDLRIDKYRMSGFVDTPLDSVLRNLRVDTLLFAGVNADQCVLATLMDAANIGYDVVMLTDAVATTSPVYCLDATVYNVRQCFGFTAATADLTKALEDDASA; encoded by the coding sequence ATGAGCAGCACCGTGCATCACCGTAATCGCTGGACGCTGACCCCGGATCGAGCCGACCTCCGCCGCGAACCCCGCCCGCCCCGGTCGATCGAATTGCCCGCCCTCCCACAGGATCTGCTACTGGACCTGGAGCGTACCGCCCTGCTGATAGTCGACCTGCAGAACGATTTCTGCCATCCGGACGGCTGGCTGGCGAGCATCGGCGTAGACATCTCCGGTACCCGGGCCGCAGTCGAAACCGTCGCCACCGCACTGCCCGTACTGCGCGCCGCGAAAGTCCCAGTGGTCTGGGTGAACTGGGGCAACCGCCCCGACCGCGCCAACCTTCCCCCGAACGTGCTACACGTCTACGACCCAGCCGGGAAAGGCAACGGAATCGGCAGCCCCGCAAGCCCTTCCAGCACCGCCGTCCTGGAGGCAGGCAGCTGGGGCGCCGCCGTCGTAGACGATCTCGAAATAGTCCCCGAAGACCTCCGAATCGACAAGTACCGAATGAGCGGATTCGTAGATACCCCACTGGATTCCGTACTCCGCAACCTCCGAGTGGACACCCTGCTGTTCGCAGGCGTAAACGCCGACCAATGCGTCCTCGCCACCTTGATGGACGCCGCGAACATCGGCTACGACGTGGTCATGCTCACCGACGCCGTCGCCACCACATCCCCAGTGTATTGCCTGGACGCCACCGTCTACAACGTGCGCCAATGTTTCGGATTCACCGCAGCCACAGCCGATTTGACCAAAGCTCTGGAAGATGACGCATCGGCGTAG
- a CDS encoding ABC transporter permease has translation MSSETADETRTTAGETGTAPGAATAAESGQRAEIGSAAIESEPPAPRSRRWNPAAILAPTVVFALVVGLWYFASYEILAPSRRFLLPPPQDVLTKGLLGPSGPDMWQALERTTVVALTGLAIAVVLGIAWAILMSQAGWAERALFPYAVVMQCVPILALVPLIGFWFGFGFVARVFVCVLIALFPVVSNTLFGLKSVDQGLRDLFALRGTGRLTVLRKLEFPAALPAIFAGVRISAGLSVVGAIVGDFFFKQGDPGIGILIDNYRSRLQSPQLFAAILLASALGVVVFGLFGWVSRRVVGNWYDSARR, from the coding sequence ATGAGTTCCGAAACCGCGGACGAGACACGGACCACCGCGGGGGAGACCGGGACGGCGCCGGGGGCAGCCACTGCCGCGGAGTCTGGACAGCGGGCGGAGATCGGCTCCGCCGCAATCGAATCCGAGCCGCCCGCGCCGCGCTCCCGGCGCTGGAACCCCGCCGCGATCCTCGCCCCGACCGTGGTGTTCGCTCTGGTCGTCGGTCTGTGGTACTTCGCCTCCTACGAAATCCTGGCGCCCTCCCGGCGTTTCCTGCTGCCCCCACCGCAGGACGTCCTGACCAAGGGCCTGCTCGGACCGTCCGGCCCCGATATGTGGCAGGCGCTGGAACGCACCACCGTGGTGGCGCTGACCGGGCTGGCGATCGCGGTGGTGCTCGGCATCGCCTGGGCGATCCTGATGTCACAGGCCGGCTGGGCCGAACGCGCACTGTTCCCGTATGCCGTGGTGATGCAGTGCGTCCCGATCCTCGCGCTGGTGCCGTTGATCGGCTTCTGGTTCGGATTCGGTTTCGTCGCACGGGTTTTCGTGTGCGTCTTGATCGCGCTGTTCCCGGTCGTGTCGAATACGCTGTTCGGGCTGAAGTCGGTGGATCAGGGCCTGCGGGATCTGTTCGCGCTGCGCGGCACCGGCCGCCTGACCGTACTGCGCAAACTGGAATTCCCGGCGGCCCTGCCCGCGATCTTCGCCGGGGTGCGGATCTCCGCCGGACTGTCGGTGGTCGGCGCCATCGTCGGCGACTTCTTCTTCAAACAGGGCGATCCCGGTATCGGCATCCTCATCGACAACTACCGCTCCCGGCTGCAATCCCCGCAGCTGTTCGCCGCGATCCTGCTGGCCTCGGCACTCGGCGTGGTCGTCTTCGGCCTGTTCGGCTGGGTGTCGCGCCGCGTGGTCGGCAACTGGTACGACTCCGCCCGCCGCTGA
- a CDS encoding ABC transporter ATP-binding protein, translating to MSVTMNTAPPRRGSQVLGFEDVELTYPNGTVALRGVDLVVRAGEFVSVVGPSGCGKSTLLRIASGLDRATGGYAQVGANRIGYVFQDATLLPWRTVRDNVALLAELDHIGRAERYRRADEAIELVGLAGFADHLPRMLSGGMKMRVSLARSLTVDPELFLFDEPFGALDEITRERLGGEISELFAARRFAGLFITHSVAEAVFLSSRVVVMSGRPGTVVDEIDIPFDFPRREDLRFTPEFAALAGRVSKALRGGQQ from the coding sequence ATGAGCGTCACGATGAACACGGCACCACCGCGGCGGGGCAGTCAGGTGCTCGGCTTCGAGGATGTCGAACTCACCTATCCCAACGGTACGGTGGCGTTGCGCGGCGTCGACCTCGTCGTGCGGGCCGGTGAATTCGTCAGTGTCGTAGGCCCTTCCGGCTGCGGCAAGTCCACCCTGCTGCGGATCGCCTCGGGCCTGGACCGGGCCACCGGCGGCTATGCGCAGGTCGGTGCGAACCGGATCGGCTACGTTTTCCAGGACGCGACGCTGCTGCCGTGGCGGACCGTCCGCGACAATGTCGCGTTGCTCGCCGAACTCGACCATATCGGCCGGGCCGAGCGCTACCGGCGCGCCGACGAGGCGATCGAGCTGGTCGGGCTGGCCGGATTCGCGGATCACCTGCCGCGCATGCTGTCCGGCGGCATGAAGATGCGGGTGTCGCTGGCCCGCTCGCTGACCGTCGATCCGGAACTGTTCCTGTTCGACGAGCCGTTCGGCGCGCTGGACGAGATCACCCGGGAACGGCTCGGCGGCGAGATCAGCGAGCTGTTCGCCGCGCGCCGGTTCGCCGGGCTGTTCATCACCCATTCGGTCGCGGAGGCGGTGTTCCTGTCCTCGCGGGTGGTGGTGATGTCCGGCCGGCCGGGCACCGTGGTCGACGAGATCGACATCCCCTTCGACTTCCCGCGCCGCGAGGATCTCCGGTTCACCCCGGAGTTCGCCGCTCTGGCCGGGCGGGTGTCCAAGGCGTTACGAGGAGGTCAGCAGTGA
- a CDS encoding MBL fold metallo-hydrolase: protein MGSAQREFCAAAEEWFAVRDLGDGIHLINEPGHVASYLVVGSRSALLFDSGMGIAAISRVVTGLTSLPILVVSSHHHTDHRGGNADLAAHADIVDFAAHPAALDPASGCAHGAADPGFLGAYAVAMAGVVDEYRRFAAADRGYFFTQARLDAMRALPDLSGWAIAATAVTRSLSDGEILDLGDRRFEVLHTPGHAADALCLFERASGTLLSGDTVLTAAHWLHGAGADPAAFAASTARLAGLPIRRILPAHNLITELPGRAAGEVAAAAAALLAGTTTAGPGADLLGNPVVRHDCGPVTLLTPALGKDRS from the coding sequence GTGGGGTCAGCGCAGCGGGAATTCTGTGCCGCGGCCGAGGAGTGGTTCGCGGTGCGCGATCTCGGTGACGGGATTCATCTGATCAACGAACCCGGGCATGTGGCCAGTTATCTGGTGGTCGGCAGCCGGTCGGCGTTGCTGTTCGATTCCGGGATGGGGATCGCGGCGATCTCGCGGGTCGTCACCGGGCTGACGTCGCTGCCGATCCTGGTGGTGTCCTCGCATCACCACACCGATCATCGGGGTGGGAACGCCGATCTCGCCGCGCACGCGGACATCGTCGACTTCGCGGCGCATCCGGCGGCGCTCGATCCGGCGTCCGGATGTGCGCACGGGGCAGCCGATCCGGGATTTCTGGGGGCCTATGCGGTGGCGATGGCCGGGGTCGTCGACGAGTATCGGCGGTTCGCGGCGGCGGATCGGGGGTATTTCTTCACTCAGGCCCGGTTGGATGCGATGCGGGCGCTGCCGGATCTGAGCGGCTGGGCGATTGCGGCCACGGCGGTCACGCGCTCGCTGTCCGACGGGGAGATCCTCGATCTGGGTGATCGGCGGTTCGAGGTGCTGCATACGCCCGGGCATGCGGCCGATGCGCTGTGCCTGTTCGAACGTGCTTCCGGCACACTGCTTTCCGGCGACACCGTACTCACCGCGGCACACTGGTTGCACGGGGCGGGGGCCGATCCGGCCGCATTCGCGGCGTCCACCGCGCGGTTGGCGGGCCTGCCGATCCGGCGAATCCTGCCCGCGCACAACCTGATCACCGAACTTCCGGGACGGGCGGCCGGGGAGGTCGCGGCCGCGGCGGCCGCGCTGCTCGCCGGGACCACCACCGCCGGGCCCGGCGCCGATCTGCTCGGGAATCCGGTCGTCCGGCACGACTGCGGGCCGGTCACCCTGCTCACCCCAGCCCTCGGAAAGGACCGATCATGA
- a CDS encoding helix-turn-helix domain-containing protein — protein sequence MPDDEQHALGAEIRRRRRGLGLTIVSLAEQAQISHPFLSQLERGLARPSMMTLARLAEALGTTQVELMIAADTRAGGEGKPGSMRVVRSHDGLQLPRGIARTGSDQGSTRLLVHGRAAFYPQEFIEVHTDFGPYFVHDEDEWLYVVGGTIVADLGDHGQARLTEGDSLYYTGGTPHRWRVVDCVSARLIVVKAAGRPETGA from the coding sequence GTGCCCGACGACGAACAGCACGCCCTCGGCGCCGAAATACGCCGCAGACGTCGCGGCCTCGGCCTCACCATCGTATCGCTGGCCGAACAGGCCCAGATCTCGCATCCGTTCCTCAGCCAGCTGGAACGCGGCCTCGCCCGGCCCAGCATGATGACGCTGGCCCGGCTCGCCGAGGCCCTGGGCACCACCCAGGTGGAGCTGATGATCGCCGCCGACACCCGGGCCGGCGGCGAGGGCAAGCCGGGCTCGATGCGGGTGGTCCGCTCGCACGACGGCCTGCAGCTACCCCGCGGCATCGCCCGGACCGGCTCCGACCAGGGTTCCACCCGGCTGCTGGTGCACGGCCGCGCGGCCTTCTACCCACAGGAGTTCATCGAGGTGCACACCGACTTCGGCCCCTACTTCGTGCACGACGAGGACGAGTGGCTGTACGTGGTCGGCGGGACGATCGTCGCCGATCTCGGCGATCACGGCCAGGCCCGGCTCACCGAGGGCGACAGTCTCTACTACACTGGCGGCACACCACACCGCTGGCGGGTGGTGGATTGCGTGAGCGCCCGGCTGATCGTCGTGAAGGCCGCCGGGCGGCCGGAGACCGGCGCGTAA
- a CDS encoding PDR/VanB family oxidoreductase: MNTNETIDVVLRERRTVARDIDEFTLARPDGVPLPPWEAGAHIDVLLDTGAERQYSLCSDPADVSVYRIAVLREPGGRGGSVRLHELSPGASLSIRLPRNHFPLVRALGYVFVAGGVGITPMPALLSAAARTGRPWRLILTAHSPETAAYATELRSVHGDAVTVHHSGAAGRLDLGALLAGTARGTAVYVCGPAGLIDAVESACAPLPAVDVFTERFVATTTDSADDIPFEVSLANSGLVLTVPPGRSILDIAEEHGVVTVSSCREGTCGTCETSVVSGEIEHRDAILSSQERAEGETMMICVSRGCGARLVLEL, translated from the coding sequence ATGAACACGAACGAAACGATCGATGTCGTTCTCCGCGAACGCCGTACGGTGGCTCGCGACATCGACGAATTCACCCTCGCCCGCCCCGACGGCGTCCCGCTGCCGCCCTGGGAGGCCGGCGCGCACATCGACGTACTCCTGGACACCGGCGCCGAACGCCAGTACTCGCTGTGCTCCGATCCGGCCGATGTGTCCGTCTACCGGATCGCGGTCCTGCGCGAACCCGGCGGCCGCGGCGGTTCGGTGCGCCTGCACGAGCTTAGCCCCGGAGCGTCGCTCTCGATTCGCCTGCCCCGCAACCATTTTCCGCTCGTGCGCGCGCTCGGCTACGTCTTCGTCGCGGGTGGCGTCGGTATCACCCCGATGCCGGCTCTGCTGTCGGCCGCTGCCCGTACCGGCCGGCCGTGGCGACTGATCCTCACCGCGCACAGCCCCGAAACGGCCGCCTACGCAACCGAATTGCGCAGTGTTCACGGCGATGCGGTCACTGTCCATCATTCCGGAGCGGCCGGCCGCCTCGACCTCGGCGCGCTGCTGGCCGGTACCGCCCGCGGCACCGCCGTCTACGTCTGTGGCCCCGCCGGTTTGATCGATGCCGTGGAAAGCGCCTGTGCCCCACTGCCGGCCGTCGACGTGTTCACCGAACGTTTCGTCGCGACGACCACCGACAGCGCCGACGATATCCCCTTCGAAGTGTCCCTCGCGAATTCCGGTCTGGTGCTGACGGTTCCACCGGGCCGCTCCATTTTGGACATCGCCGAGGAACACGGCGTGGTCACCGTCTCCTCCTGCCGCGAAGGTACCTGCGGCACCTGCGAAACCTCGGTCGTCAGCGGCGAGATCGAACACCGTGACGCGATTCTGTCCTCGCAGGAACGCGCGGAGGGAGAGACCATGATGATCTGCGTCTCGCGCGGGTGCGGGGCGCGGTTGGTACTGGAGCTCTGA
- a CDS encoding HNH endonuclease signature motif containing protein, translating to MRSSLEAVEDPAAEAALRALEAAAAQVSNLSTGAFTNRDRLMLIRRVETVVRMLPAAGLEWTAQMNEQWSNTEFPANNLVDTLADSLRITPAEARARCRAADDLAHHVGMTGETLAPLLSETAAAQRAGTIAPAHVKIIRDVMHHLPVTVDAAMRADAEVMLAGHARELRPDQLRKVADKLEALINPDGTFTDADRARRRAFTMGRQGPDLMSKCTVIADPELRAYLEAIFAKFAKPGLLNPDDPAPLTDGDPEEAVAQRDTRNAAQRQHDAVKAVLRDSIASGRLGQHRGLPVTVVVSMTLQELENAVAQATSEGSAVTISGPAVATGGGAMISIGDAIRLASHAHHYLAIFDNHNGRPLYLGRTKRIASPDQRIVLHARDIGCTFPGCTKPGYLCQVHHRTDWAAGGSTDADQLTFACEPHHQQVGTHATGWDTHTAAAGARDAGRTQWIPPVHIDPARRPRVNRYHHPAEYFAPTPPPVYRKPG from the coding sequence ATGCGTTCGAGCCTGGAAGCAGTCGAAGACCCCGCCGCGGAGGCCGCCCTCCGCGCGCTGGAGGCCGCTGCCGCTCAGGTCTCGAACCTGTCCACCGGAGCGTTCACGAACCGGGATCGTCTCATGTTGATCCGCCGCGTCGAGACAGTGGTACGTATGTTGCCCGCCGCCGGCCTCGAGTGGACAGCTCAAATGAACGAGCAGTGGTCGAATACCGAGTTCCCGGCAAACAATCTCGTCGATACACTCGCGGACAGCCTTCGTATCACCCCGGCCGAAGCGCGTGCCCGCTGCCGGGCTGCCGACGATCTGGCCCACCATGTCGGAATGACCGGTGAGACGCTGGCACCGTTATTGTCGGAAACCGCAGCAGCCCAGCGCGCCGGTACGATCGCTCCCGCCCACGTGAAAATCATCCGGGATGTAATGCACCATCTGCCGGTCACTGTCGATGCGGCGATGCGCGCGGATGCCGAGGTGATGCTCGCCGGTCATGCCCGTGAGCTGCGTCCGGATCAGTTGCGAAAGGTCGCCGACAAACTGGAAGCATTGATCAACCCCGACGGTACATTCACCGACGCCGATCGTGCTCGCCGCCGCGCGTTCACCATGGGCCGCCAAGGCCCCGACCTGATGTCGAAATGCACCGTCATCGCAGACCCGGAACTGCGAGCGTACCTGGAGGCGATCTTCGCCAAGTTCGCCAAGCCCGGCCTCTTGAACCCGGACGACCCGGCCCCCCTGACCGATGGTGATCCGGAAGAGGCTGTCGCGCAGCGTGATACCCGCAATGCCGCCCAACGCCAACACGATGCGGTCAAGGCGGTGCTGCGCGACAGTATCGCCTCGGGCCGATTGGGTCAGCACCGCGGCCTGCCGGTCACCGTGGTCGTCTCGATGACGTTGCAGGAACTGGAAAACGCTGTAGCCCAGGCAACATCGGAGGGCTCGGCAGTCACCATCTCCGGCCCCGCAGTGGCAACCGGTGGCGGCGCGATGATTTCGATCGGCGACGCCATCCGCCTGGCATCGCACGCCCACCATTATCTAGCGATATTCGACAACCACAACGGCCGCCCGCTCTACCTGGGCCGCACGAAGCGAATCGCGTCCCCCGATCAGCGAATAGTGTTGCACGCCCGCGACATCGGCTGCACCTTCCCAGGTTGCACCAAACCCGGCTACCTTTGCCAGGTTCACCATCGCACCGACTGGGCCGCCGGTGGCAGCACCGATGCCGACCAACTGACCTTCGCCTGCGAACCCCACCACCAGCAGGTAGGGACCCATGCCACCGGCTGGGACACCCACACCGCCGCGGCCGGGGCCCGCGATGCCGGACGCACCCAATGGATACCACCGGTCCACATCGATCCGGCCCGCCGCCCAAGGGTCAACCGATACCACCATCCCGCCGAATACTTCGCCCCCACACCACCTCCGGTCTACCGAAAACCGGGTTGA